A portion of the Platichthys flesus chromosome 7, fPlaFle2.1, whole genome shotgun sequence genome contains these proteins:
- the irf10 gene encoding interferon regulatory factor 10: MVEGAKLHLKEWLIGQIESGRYEGLSWEDEDRTMFRIPWKHAAKKDYKQTEDAALFKAWAVYKGKYREGKDRADPTMWKTRLRCALNKSTDFQEVPERNQLDITEPYKVYRIQHDNGSVRPAESLQIKDEVVIRTKMSPKSPVILDEQADIEEEEKPWSVDLRTEHMYCDVKGDKTENPPPAPVTFFSPGLTVSDLRMQVTLLYQGQTVMKVTTSSPDGCFILQGQVPWGSERIYGPCTAQQFSFPSPGSVSLPSCMAEAMNRLLCHLERGVLLWVAPDGVFIKRFCQGRVYWSGPLAQHTDAPNKLEREKTFKLLDIPSYVSELQRSLQGKGPAPSYEIELCFGEEYPDPHVPKTRKLIMAQVVPLFAEELLQRFNLGASEETRSTLSSNKEREKM, encoded by the exons ATGGTAGAAGGAGCCAAGCTGCACCTGAAAGAGTGGCTGATCGGTCAGATAGAGAGCGGGCGCTACGAGGGGCTGAGCTGGGAGGATGAGGACAGGACCATGTTCAGGATCCCCTGGAAACACGCAGCCAAGAAGGACTACAAGCAGACGGAGGATGCGGCTCTGTTCAAG GCCTGGGCTGTATATAAGGGCAAGTACAGGGAGGGAAAGGACAGGGCTGACCCCACCATGTGGAAAACTCGCCTCCGCTGTGCACTCAACAAGAGCACGGACTTCCAGGAGGTTCCTGAACGCAACCAGCTGGACATCACTGAGCCATATAAAGTCTACCGCATCCAGCACGACAATGGGTCGGTCAGGCCAGCAG aGTCTCTACAGATCAAGGATGAAGTGGTTATCAGGACTAAGATGTCTCCAAAGAGTCCTGTTATTTTGGATGAACAG GCTgacatagaagaagaagaaaaaccatGGAGTG tGGATCTGAGGACGGAGCACATGTACTGTGATGTAAAAGGagacaaaactgaaaatcctccccctgctcctgtcACTTTCTTCAGCCCTGGACTCACCGTATCGG ACCTTCGTATGCAGGTGACGTTGTTGTACCAGGGTCAGACTGTGATGAAAGTGACCACCAGCAGCCCAGATGGGTGCTTCATCCTGCAGGGCCAGGTTCCCTGGGGAAGTGAACGCATCTATGGACCCTGCACCGCCCAGCAGTTCTCGTTCCCCTCCCCGGGCTCTGTTTCCCTGCCCTCATGCATGGCCGAAGCAATGAATCGCCTGCTTTGTCACCTGGAACGGGGCGTTCTGTTATGGGTGGCCCCAGACGGGGTGTTCATCAAGCGTTTCTGCCAGGGCCGGGTGTACTGGAGCGGCCCTTTGGCCCAGCACACAGACGCACCCAACAAACTTGAGCGAGAAAAGACCTTCAAACTGTTGGACATACCCAGTTATGTCAGCG agctgcagaggagcttACAGGGTAAAGGACCTGCACCTTCTTATGAGATCGAGCTCTGCTTTGGAGAAGAGTATCCAGACCCTCATGTACCGAAAACCAGGAAGCTGATCATGGCACAG GTGGTGCCTCTGTTTGCAGAGGAGCTTCTGCAGAGGTTCAACCTGGGAGCGAGTGAGGAGACGCGGTCGACTCTCAGCTCCAACAAAGAGCGAGAGAAGATGTAG
- the zmp:0000000926 gene encoding serine/threonine-protein kinase fray2, with translation MNPSPDRGKECLPPKKRESRQGSIEHHITLDEFKPPVPLRSRPSTGRGEGVREASERDRALTNPNPHLLHTPPSLPAPAPCLPLSLPWHLSYSPSVSLPLFSGQIGERRSSGSPAWRDDPLSSPLPHSSRWLRGEGSLSLPSSSASSSASSFKTPFPADSREMWSYVNSGRRDYSSSLFSPSYLFSHHSLYPQDPSLVDARHRYLGKRPNGLDGPGSRTVSTPRALLTGGYGNESSRTRLDFSPHSSHTNGGRRQQEDPTSHLHSGGPFLLDSQTQEDPEPHSSLHDRHPHGIVKTGSNLLSSSPLGADPRAGRGGQLDPIGATPAEAQIYYSLGSVCHPSPQPYPHYSPSGTPLYNLQREPGPRQHNLKNSSHSPLGPPNSHERLQRDWERDQEREKVSHRDRERAKDKEKHLQHDKDQERDRQRERRRDREKDRGRESSPCHLHTSPPALHPSPPALLPHFAKGSLIELASGRLKRVEELRTEDFLRSADNSSEFHLSTCTVLLIAPSNAQGFSHLQVHLTDRNTQELLKVLAEYPFFVQDRGWSSCSPQRTTQLYGLPCRQLVEGDVCLALTPTPSQTHRTHTRTGSRAHRTQLPPKATGESSSSHREEMPPPPPPPPLPHHHPPPPAAAPPSTLAAEPPAREQPRARKRRWSAPDALPSTGADESLLDLPHSSKLMKWQ, from the exons ATGAATCCCAGCCCCGACCGCGGCAAAGAGTGCCTCCCTCCCAAGAAGAGGGAGTCTCGGCAGGGATCGATAGAACACCACATCACTTTGGACGAGTTCAAACCCCCTGTGCCTCTCCGAAGTCGGCCCAGCACaggcagaggggagggggtcAGGGAGGCCAGTGAAAGGGATCGAGCTCTGACAAACCCAAACCCCCATCTACTCCACACTCCTCCATCCCTACCTGCTCCTGCACCATGCCTCCCCCTATCCCTCCCATGGCACCTGAGCTACTCTCCGTCTGTTTCTCTTCCCCTTTTTTCAGGGCAGATCGGCGAGAGAAGAAGCTCAGGGTCTCCCGCCTGGAGAGAtgatcctctctcctcaccccttCCCCACTCCTCCAGGTGGCTCAGAGGGGAGGGTTCCCTCTCCTTACCATCCTCATCAGCTTCCTCCTCGGCTTCCTCCTTCAAGACTCCTTTCCCGGCCGATTCAAGAGAGATGTGGTCCTATGTCAATAGCGGCCGGCGCGACTacagctcctctctcttctccccatCATACTTGTTTAGCCACCATTCTCTCTACCCCCAAGACCCGAGCTTAGTTGATGCCAGACACAGGTACCTGGGCAAGAGGCCCAACGGCTTGGATGGGCCAGGCAGCAGGACTGTCTCAACCCCCAGGGCTTTGCTCACAGGAGGGTACGGGAAtgagagcagcagaaccagGCTGGACTTCAGTCCACACAGCTCCCATACCAATGGTGGACGGAGACAGCAGGAGGATCCTACCTCCCACCTCCATTCTGGAGGGCCATTTTTGTTAGACTCTCAAACTCAGGAGGACCCTGAGCCACATTCCTCACTGCATGATAGACATCCGCATGGTATAGTTAAGACAGGCTCAAATTTACTCTCCTCTAGTCCCCTCGGAGCAGACCCCAGGGCTGGTAGAGGGGGACAACTGGACCCCATAGGGGCCACACCAGCTGAGGCCCAGATCTACTACTCTTTGGGATCAGTGTGCCACCCCAGCCCTCAGCCCTACCCTCACTATAGCCCCTCAGGAACACCTCTGTACAACCTGCAAAGGGAGCCGGGCCCCAGGCAGCACAATCTAAAGAACTCATCTCACTCACCCCTGGGTCCGCCAAACAGCCATGAAAGGTTGCAAAGAGACTGGGAAAGAGaccaagaaagagaaaaagtctCGCACAGGGACAGGGAGCGAGctaaagacaaagagaagcacCTACAGCACGACAAAGACCAAGAAAGGGACAGACAGCGCGAGAGACGACGggacagagaaaaagacagagggagggaatcATCTCCCTGCCATCTTCACACCTCACCCCCAGCCCTTCACCCATCTCCCCCAGCGCTCCTACCTCACTTCGCAAAGGGATCTCTGATCGAGTTGGCCAGTGGGCGGTTGAAAcgggtggaggagctgcggaCCGAGGACTTCCTGAGGAGTGCCGACAACTCCTCTGAGTTCCACCTCAGCACCTGCACCGTGCTGCTGATCGCCCCCAGCAATGCCCAGGGCTTCAGCCACCTGCAGGTCCACCTCACGGACCGCAACACTCAG GAGTTACTGAAGGTCTTGGCGGAGTATCCATTCTTTGTGCAGGACCGAGGCTGGTCTTCTTGCAGTCCCCAGAGAACCACGCAGCTGTACGGTCTGCCCTGCCGCCAGCTCGTGGAGGGGGACGTCTGCCTGGCCCTCACCCCGACGCCAAGCCAAACCCACCGGACACACACGCGCACCGGCTCCAGGGCGCACCGCACGCAACTCCCCCCCAAGGCTACAGGGGAGTCCAGCAGCTCGCACAGGGAGGAGAtgccacctccacctcctccgcccCCTCTTCCTCACCACCACCCACCTCCTCCCGCTGCAGCCCCGCCAAGCACTCTGGCCGCAGAGCCCCCCGCTCGAGAGCAGCCACGTGCACGCAAGCGCCGCTGGTCCGCCCCTGACGCCCTTCCCTCAACCGGAGCTGATGAAAGCCTCCTGGATTTACCTCATAGCTCCAAGTTGATGAAGTGGCAGTAG